From the genome of Mustela lutreola isolate mMusLut2 chromosome 16, mMusLut2.pri, whole genome shotgun sequence, one region includes:
- the CDK10 gene encoding cyclin-dependent kinase 10 isoform X1, protein MGDAESESEQIRLKCIRKEGFFTVPPEHRLGRCRSVKEFEKLNRIGEGTYGIVYRARDTQTDEVVALKKVRMDKEKDGVPISSLREITLLLRLRHPNIVELKEVVVGNHLESIFLVMGYCEQDLASLLENMPTPFSEAQVKCIVLQVLRGLQYLHQNFIIHRDLKVSNLLMTDKGCVKTGGCWVPALWPVSVGGYLERGAADFGLARAYGIPVKPMTPKVVTLWYRAPELLLGTTTQTTSIDMWAMGCILAELLAHKPLLPGTSEIHQVDLIVQLLGTPSENIWPGFSRLPLVGQYSLRKQPYNNLKHKFPWLSEAGLRLLNFLFMYDPKKRATASDGLESSYFKEKPLPCEPELMPTFPHHRNKRAVPATSEGQGKRCKP, encoded by the exons ATGGGGGACGCGGAGTCCGAGTCGGAGCAGATCCGTCTGAAGTGTATCCGTAAGGAGGGCTTCTTCACGGTGCCTCCGGAGCACAGG CTGGGACGGTGTCGGAGCGTGAAGGAGTTTGAGAAGCTGAACCGCATCGGGGAAGGCACCTATGGCATTGTGT ATCGGGCCCGGGACACCCAGACGGACGAGGTTGTCGCCCTGAAGAAGGTTCGGATGGACAAGGAGAAAGATG GGGTCCCCATCAGCAGCCTTCGAGAGATCACCCTGCTCCTGCGCCTTCGCCATCCGAATATCGTGGAGCTGAAGGAAGTGGTTGTGGGGAACCACCTGGAAAG CATCTTTCTGGTGATGGGTTATTGTGAGCAAGACCTGGCCAGCCTTCTGGAGAACATGCCGACACCCTTCTCTGAGGCCCAG GTCAAGTGCATTGTGCTGCAAGTGCTCCGAGGCCTCCAGTACCTGCATCAGAACTTCATCATCCACAG GGACCTGAAGGTGTCCAACTTACTCATGACCGATAAGGGCTGTGTGAAGACAGGTGGGTGCTGGGTGCCGGCGCTGTGGCCGGTGTCTGTGGGAGGCTACCTGGAGCGGGGAGCAG CGGATTTCGGCCTGGCCCGGGCCTATGGCATCCCAGTGAAGCCGATGACCCCCAAGGTGGTCACGCTCTG GTACCGAGCCCCCGAACTGCTTTTGGGAACCACCACGCAGACCACCAGCATCGACATGTG GGCCATGGGCTGCATCCTGGCCGAGCTGCTGGCCCACAAGCCCCTTCTCCCCGGCACGTCCGAGATCCACCAGGTGGACCTGATTGTGCAGCTGCTGGGCACGCCCAGTGAGAACATCTGGCCA GGGTTTTCCAGGCTGCCCCTGGTGGGTCAGTACAGCCTGAGGAAGCAGCCGTACAACAACCTCAAACACAAGTTCCCGTGGCTCTCGGAGGCTGGCCTGCGCCTGCTCAACTTCCTCTTCATGTACGACCCCAAGAAAAG GGCAACGGCCAGTGATGGCTTGGAGAGCTCGTACTTCAAGGAGA
- the CDK10 gene encoding cyclin-dependent kinase 10 isoform X2, with amino-acid sequence MGDAESESEQIRLKCIRKEGFFTVPPEHRLGRCRSVKEFEKLNRIGEGTYGIVYRARDTQTDEVVALKKVRMDKEKDGVPISSLREITLLLRLRHPNIVELKEVVVGNHLESIFLVMGYCEQDLASLLENMPTPFSEAQVKCIVLQVLRGLQYLHQNFIIHRDLKVSNLLMTDKGCVKTADFGLARAYGIPVKPMTPKVVTLWYRAPELLLGTTTQTTSIDMWAMGCILAELLAHKPLLPGTSEIHQVDLIVQLLGTPSENIWPGFSRLPLVGQYSLRKQPYNNLKHKFPWLSEAGLRLLNFLFMYDPKKRATASDGLESSYFKEKPLPCEPELMPTFPHHRNKRAVPATSEGQGKRCKP; translated from the exons ATGGGGGACGCGGAGTCCGAGTCGGAGCAGATCCGTCTGAAGTGTATCCGTAAGGAGGGCTTCTTCACGGTGCCTCCGGAGCACAGG CTGGGACGGTGTCGGAGCGTGAAGGAGTTTGAGAAGCTGAACCGCATCGGGGAAGGCACCTATGGCATTGTGT ATCGGGCCCGGGACACCCAGACGGACGAGGTTGTCGCCCTGAAGAAGGTTCGGATGGACAAGGAGAAAGATG GGGTCCCCATCAGCAGCCTTCGAGAGATCACCCTGCTCCTGCGCCTTCGCCATCCGAATATCGTGGAGCTGAAGGAAGTGGTTGTGGGGAACCACCTGGAAAG CATCTTTCTGGTGATGGGTTATTGTGAGCAAGACCTGGCCAGCCTTCTGGAGAACATGCCGACACCCTTCTCTGAGGCCCAG GTCAAGTGCATTGTGCTGCAAGTGCTCCGAGGCCTCCAGTACCTGCATCAGAACTTCATCATCCACAG GGACCTGAAGGTGTCCAACTTACTCATGACCGATAAGGGCTGTGTGAAGACAG CGGATTTCGGCCTGGCCCGGGCCTATGGCATCCCAGTGAAGCCGATGACCCCCAAGGTGGTCACGCTCTG GTACCGAGCCCCCGAACTGCTTTTGGGAACCACCACGCAGACCACCAGCATCGACATGTG GGCCATGGGCTGCATCCTGGCCGAGCTGCTGGCCCACAAGCCCCTTCTCCCCGGCACGTCCGAGATCCACCAGGTGGACCTGATTGTGCAGCTGCTGGGCACGCCCAGTGAGAACATCTGGCCA GGGTTTTCCAGGCTGCCCCTGGTGGGTCAGTACAGCCTGAGGAAGCAGCCGTACAACAACCTCAAACACAAGTTCCCGTGGCTCTCGGAGGCTGGCCTGCGCCTGCTCAACTTCCTCTTCATGTACGACCCCAAGAAAAG GGCAACGGCCAGTGATGGCTTGGAGAGCTCGTACTTCAAGGAGA